The window CATCAGGTGGTTGGGAGTAGCCCACTGCCTACCCGATATATGCTTCACGTGAAAATCAATCCCATGATGTGGTTGCCTTAGAGTTGAAACAATTGAATGCAAGTCTATAACTATTCATTATACTGTAAATGTTACTGTACCACAACTGAAAAATTGCATTGTGACTGACAGTGAACCATTTTGTCCACTATTCAAAATAAACTGAAAATTTGAGAACATGCTCTTAGTCGATGAAAAGTGAAAATATAAATTAAAAGAGGGAGCTTGTTAGTTTCATACAGGTTGTTGCAGTGATGGCCCAATGAAACAGTCACCCAAGAAATTTGCCCAGCAGGGCAGAGAGTGACTGTGTTTCAATTGAGGATCAAGTGGACATAATGAGAATTCAAGGGGGAATAATTTGGAAAAAAATTTGTTTTAATTTTCTTTTTGAAGGggattttcaattaaaaaaaaaaatctgtgatgAACTTCCAAAGAAATACATTCACTTGCTGCCACTTGGTAACTTCCACTCTGCTCTGAAATGTTCCTGCAGGTCTGGTGGTGCGTGTACAGCTGCAGCGTTCTTGCGAGAGTTTGTTACAGTCTCACACTGGGCTCACCTTGACATAGCTGGTGTGATGTCAAACAAAGATGAAGTTCCATACCTGCGAAAGGGAATGGCAGGAAGACCGACCAGAACATTAGTGGAATTTGCAGCCTACCTGAGTCAAGAAAGACAGAAAtcttaaaatgtatttttaaagatGAGTCCACATATTTTTCCACTTCATCAGTTTCATAATTTTGGTACCCAAACAAATGCCCTTTTTTTGTATCTGTGATTAAGCTTACTTTGGATTTTGTTTCCTTTACATTTGGAAAGATGGTACTGAatcaaaaaattatattttttgttACCAATTTTATTAATGAACAGTTTTATAATCATGGTTCACATTTGCAGTTGTGACTTATGTTAAATGGTGATTTTTATCTTCTCTGAACCATAATTCCTATCATTCATTGTGCTACTACTCACTTGATGCAAAAGGGAAACTACTTTGCAGCAACACAAAAGCTGCAGTATTCCAGAGTCTCTTGGACAATACAAACAGTGAAAGTGTGAAAACTGACCAGTTTTGAGATGTTTTGAATATAGTTGAAAAATAAGTCTCCCCAGTTTAAAAACAAAAGCTGACGGATGTATTGAGCTTTCAGTATTGCTAGCTGCCAAATAAAGTGGAGACCATGCAAGCCAAAACAATAAAGGAAAATAAACTGGACATAATGAGAATTCCTAACTGATCACAGCTGTGATTACAAAACATTTAGTATTGACAATGCTGATGTCAGATAAAATCTAATTAATGGATGCAAAATCATTCCAGAATGTCGATAATTCTTTTGATCCATCTGCAATAAAAGTACATGTACAAGGAAATACTTGAGTCGGCCAACTAGTGTTCTAAGAGCTGAATGTGAAATCTTAACAATTCAGAGCTGAAATCAACCTCATGTCTTTACTGAGTTGTGACCAACCAATAGAGATCATCATTTATCCCGAACCCTAGGGCAGGACATTGGTTGAGATGACCTGAAGTCCTGTCTACCTCTTCCAATATCTTAGTGGACTACGTTCCTCAACCAAAATTTGTGAGATATTGCTATATTTACTTCTATAACAGTCACTGTTTCAAGAATAATTAGTTAGCCGGGATTTTGCGGTCAACGGTGACGTGATGGTGCTCATCACTGACCTCGAAAAAAGCTGCCTACAAATGTTTAGCCAACACTTTTCCCAACGTTAATTTAATTCTGGCGCCATCTATAAGGGAATCTCTGGTGGCCAGTAACAATGATTTCAGTAAGCACGCTAAGCAGCCAGTCACATTGATGAATTCTGacgcagcaaaccaggaagtaacaagcaggttttatcattcactttttataaTTTTACAGAAAAGCGAAATAAAGATATACCTGGAATTAAGGTGGAAGCTGAAATGTCATAAACTTCAAAATAAAATTATTctaaaaatctatggaatttttatcatggaatgTAGAAATTTGACATTCTAAAAATATAAAATCCGTTTTTTCAAGGCCTATTATGGCAGAGtacgctgttttaaaaaaaaattaattacacCTCATTCAATAAGGCTCAACTTTTTCAAGggtttttacagtgagaatagagtgtAAAAAGTGGAAGCTCACGACAATTCAGTGATTTCTAATTGATTTCTATCTGCAAAGACTGCAGCAGCATGCCCTCTGAtggagcaacttcaggatttccgtgtttaaatACCATGTGCAGACTCCAGAAGTTTCTGTAATGATGGCAAATGCTGACATTACAACTGCAGATTCCGGACCATTGTTTGAAGTGCTTTAAGATACTTCAATGCAATAAGATGATAAGTAAACATGTATTTTTATAATTTAGGATCAGGTTGCAATTTGTTCTGATGAATTTTAAGCTGACCTTATTGAAGGTGATTGTTCCATGGCATTGAGGTGCAACATATAACTGGTGATCAAAGATACTCAGTTGAACAGCAGTTGgttccttggtgacatcatctgtagACCTGGGATCAGGTTCACATATATGTTGATAACACACATATCTGCCTCCACTGCCACTGCTTTTGTAACATCCTGTCTTGGAGGAGTCATAACTTTCTCCAGTTTAACAATGGAAAGTCCAAAGCCTTTGCCTTTGGCCCTGTCACAAACTTTGCTCCCTTGCCACTGATTACATTACTCTCCCTGACCACTTTTTCAGGCTGAAGCAAAGTATTTGCAACTTTGTATCATGTTTGACCCTGAATTGAGTTTAAGACCCCCTAACCGTTCTATCACTTCTATTTCTACAACATTGCCCACTTCCACCCTATCTCTGCTTCTGTACTGTTGAAATCTTCCTTCAAaatgtcaattgaaaatttcaaaactgagattgatagatttttgttaggcaagcgtATTAATGGTTACGGAACAAAGACAGGTAGATGGAGTTGATATAGATTAGCCATGgtcgaattgaatggcggaacaggctcgaggggctgaa is drawn from Pristiophorus japonicus isolate sPriJap1 unplaced genomic scaffold, sPriJap1.hap1 HAP1_SCAFFOLD_393, whole genome shotgun sequence and contains these coding sequences:
- the LOC139250575 gene encoding cytosol aminopeptidase-like translates to MPLFQHYTRQITESQLADLNNIGKYRSGGACTAAAFLREFVTVSHWAHLDIAGVMSNKDEVPYLRKGMAGRPTRTLVEFAAYLSQERQKS